The Tenebrio molitor chromosome 7, icTenMoli1.1, whole genome shotgun sequence region TCTATAACTGACCTTCCTTAAGTTAATCTTGTTATTATAAattcgtatgaagaaaaatacaattaaaattcgaaataataATCTTGTTATTGTCGAGTAATCAGTAAACAAGCAAGCACAATAATGCGTCTGATATTCTAAAGGTCAGACTTTGGGTACATAGacagtgataaaaaaaaacaaatcagagcaggtgtggcaaattattatcggtcattacagacgtttactgtaattgtaagcaacaattaatCTGAATAAATGGTAAAACGAGGTTTACCATTAAAACGAAAGCATTTTCATTAGAATGTTACGTTCGAAACggggtgaaacaagaaaatggaGACTTCATATCACCTTGCATTGGAGAATTTCAAGTCAGATATCCATACCTGATGGAAATTGATTATTATCCACAAGGAATCGGGTTCCATCATTAATTAAGAAAGCAGGTCTGTCTCTAGTTCGAATTCTAGAAATGGTGTAAATATTCAACAAGTTGTTTGAGAACATCcttcaacttccataaggtGTTTAAGTCAGCAAGTTAATTTGATTTACGGCACTTGTCAGAAAATTTTTCGTTTCCCTTGAAATTCGTGTTTTGCAACAAATAAAACCCAAGATTATCCCAAACGAATGAATTGTTGTCAATGGTTCGAAGAAAATATGAAGAGACGAGTTCAAATCTGTGTGGAACACAATAGAGAACATTTCGGGCAGTTTttatgaaaacttttttttttccttggaGTGACTTAAATCTTTTAACGACTGCTAGAACAGATATgagtaagttctcaattaaCCAATAATTAAACATATGATTataacttttacatttttcttacagaaaacacCAATTGCAGAAATGGAACtctccttttttctctggggagcaaATTCTGGGATACCCTGTATAGATGTgtgtttttttcttaagtaataagttaataataattcaaataaaagCGTATTTAAAATGTCCCCATCAGAACGCAAATGATACGCCACTGGACAAAACATCAGTGACATATTTTGATGATTTAACATGTTGTTCTCAAAGTTTTTCCATTTTAGCAcccttgatttgttttctttttgatcaccttgTAATTCAGGTAACAGTTGCTCGAATCCTCTGTTCGGGAAAAGAGCTCCCAATATATTTTTCGTTGCTCTGTCCCAACGTAAGTACTTGTTCCAGAATTTAAGTTCCCCAAATTCGAGTcctgttaaatattttccttctTCTTAGATGAAAGTTCTGGGAATCGAATTCGCGCCGTTGCTGGTACCGATGCACCGAAGGTACGAAACGTTGGCAGTGGCGGCTTGGTTCTTTCTATTCGCCTTCGGGGGCTTAACCGGCTTGCTCGTCTGCCTCTACCTCCTCTTCACCCGTTTGTGGTGGTTGGTTCCTCTGTACGCCACCTGGACCTACCTCGACAGACACGTTAGTGAGTCCGGCGGCCACGGCAACGTCTGGGTGCAAAATTGGAGGTGGTGGTACCACTTGAAGAACTACTTCCCTGTCGAAATTGATTACTCCCAGGGCTTCTCTCTCGACCCCACCCGCAACTACCTCTTCTGTTGCTTTCCTCACGGGATATTACCCGTGGGTCCGTTCACCGCCATAGCAAGCACCTGGAGCAAGTTTCGCAAGTCGTACCCGGAGTTTAAAGTGAAATCGGCGGTTCTGGATACCTTTGTACTTCTGCCGATTATCCGGGAGTTGAGTTTGGCGATTGGGGTGATTTCTTGTTCGGCCAAGTCGCTCAATTACGAGTTAAGCCGTCCGGAAGGTGGACACATCGTGAATCTGATGCCTGGTGGTGCGATGGAAGCTTACAATTCACAACCCGGGAAGTACAAATTCGTGGTGAAGAACAGAAAAGGGTTTGTGAGGATGGCCTTAAGAAATGGATCGCCTCTAGTGCCTGTTATTTCGTTTGGTGAGACCGACTTATTCCGCCAAATCGACAATCGTGCTCTACGCAAAGTTCAGGAATTTGTCAGGAAGTACTTTTTTCTTGGGATACCACCCGTGGTGTTTATGGGAAGAGGCTTCTTCCAGTACTCGTTCGGGATAATTCCGCGAAGAAAACCAATTAATACCGTCGGTAAGATTTTCGTTAGTACTCATCAGGTACCACACTAACCACTGTTTCTCGTTAGTGGGAACACCAATTGAAGTTACCAAACTGGAAAACCCTACAAATGAGCAAGTAGAGGAGCTACACGCCAAGTTCGTCCAAGCATTAGTCGCTCTATTTGATGAGTACAAACACAAGTACTTAGAGAACCCGGAAGACCAACATTTGGAGTTGcagtgaaataaataaaatctttctaaaacaattttttttgaattttttatttacaaattgtcAACTCTAATGTGAAATTTCCTCACCGAATAAAAACAATTCACTGTTAAAAaccttgtaatttatttataaaattacgtAAGCCACATATCATTAGCTTTTTACTCTcaaggaaaaaataaacatgtaaGGCCGGTAGATATAACTGATACCGTATAATTGCGAAGACTAAGTTGCAATTACTCGATAGACCACTTGGTTGTACCTTTGCACTTATACTAACTCCTTGCAGTTCTGCGTGTGCAAAAGTGCTTCCAATAAACTCTTTGTGGCCTTGATCAACTGTAAGTAGTACCGCTTGGTGCAAACTTCACCAAACTCTAGTCCTGAAATGCAGTTTTCCTTTTCTTAAGATGAAACTTCTCGGAATCGAATTCGCACCGTTGTGCGTCCCGATGCACCGACGGTACGAGATTTTAGCGCTATCGTCCTGGTTCGTGGTGATCACCTTTGGGGGCACGATCGGCTTGTTCATCTGGTTCTTCCTCCTTTTCACGCGCTTGTGGTGGTTGGTTCCGTTGTACATCGTCTGGATGTACCTCGACCGCCACACTTGCGAAAACGGCGGCCGCATCATAAAATGGGTCCAGGACTGGCGGTGGTGGTACCACATGATGAAGTACTTCCCCGTTGAAATGGATTGCGTTCCGAATTTTTCTCTGGCTTCTGACCGCAATTACCTTTTCTGTTGCTTCCCTCACGGAGTGATACCCGTGGGTCCGTTCAACGCCCTAGCAAGTTCCTTCGGCCAGTTGCGCAGAACGTACCCGGAATTCACTGTTAAATCAGCTGTTCTGAACCTGTTCTTCCTTCAGCCGATCTCTCGAGAGTTGGGGTTGAGCATGGGGATGATTTCGTGTTCGGTCAAGTCGCTCAATTACGAGTTGAGTCGTCCAGAAGGGGGGCACATCGTGACTTTGATGCCTGGTGGTACGACAGAAGCATACAATTCTCAACCCGGGAAGTACAAGTTCGTGGTGAAGAACAGAAAAGGGTTCGTGAAGGTAGCCTTAAGAAATGGATCGCCTCTAGTGCCTGTTATTTCGTTTGGTGAGACCGACTTGTTCGACCAACTGGAAAGTCGTGCTCTACGCAAGATTCAGGAATTTATCAGGAAGTACTTAGGGTTTGCTCCTGTGATTATTAATGGAAGAGGATTCTTCCAGTACTCATTCGGGATTATTCCACGGAGAAAGCCAGTCACCACCGTCGGTAAGATTTTCGTTAGTAGGTACTCGTCTTGTACTACCCTAATCGAGTGCTTTTTATCAGTGGGAGCACCTATCGAAGTTACCAAAATCGCAAATCCTACAAATGAGCAAATAGAGGAGCTACACGCCAAATTCGTCCAAGCATTAATCTCTTTATTTGATGAATACAAATACAAGTACCTAGAGAACCCGGAAGACAAGTATCTAGAGTTGCAATAACACGTaacgctgttttttttttgtattatttacgTATAAAGTTTTCCTGAAACAAGTGTCTTTGTTCTAACGCCACCACAAACTATACACATACGCGAGTACCACCGCCAAGATCAACACAATCGACCAAAACAATCTCTCGATGGTCTGCAATAGAATCTGTCAAAACAGTGACAAAAAAACTTGTGCAACGTACCCTATCCTGCCACTGTCGATTTGCGACGCACTCCTTGTACCCAATTCCGCTGAAGGTGACGGAATTGTACAGTGGTATCCACATATTTGGCAACAGCTTGAATAAAACCTCgtcaaataattttctcaAGTGGTACGAACGTCTGGTCACAAGATCTCTCATTTCCACGTAGTTGTACATTGCCAAATCACAAATAGCGTGAGCGTCTTCGACTCGCCTAGCAGTGAATTCGTGTACGGTACTACCAACATCGTCCTTGTTTTGGTCAAGGATGCTGTTCAGTATCAGACAATCCTCGAAGCCTGCATTCATCCCTTGCCCATAAAACGGAACCATCGCGTGCGCAGCATCTCCGACAATCAAAAATTTGGTACCCACATGATAAGGATTACATTTGAGAGAGACCAAGGGAGATGgtttcactttaaaaaagtcTCTCGCGAGTAAATCTTCACCAAGGAGACTGACAGAATCGGGGAAGACTCTCTGGAAGAATCGAATCAACtgtttctcatttttcaaactggtaaAGTTCGTGAAGGGCATGAAAAGAGTGACGGTCCAGGAGTTGTCTTGATTGGGCAAAGCGATCATCATGAACTGTCCTCTTGGCCAGATGTGCAAATGATTCGGTGTCATTTGGAGCCCTCTTTGGGGCGGTACTGTCAGTTCCAAGTAACCATGCTTGATGTAGGTTTGGCTAAACTCGAAGAGTGGAGTCAGTTGCATGAAGCGT contains the following coding sequences:
- the LOC138136083 gene encoding 2-acylglycerol O-acyltransferase 2-like isoform X1 encodes the protein MCVFFLSNKLIIIQIKAYLKCPHQNANDTPLDKTSVTYFDDLTCCSQSFSILAPLICFLFDHLVIQVTVARILCSGKELPIYFSLLCPNMKVLGIEFAPLLVPMHRRYETLAVAAWFFLFAFGGLTGLLVCLYLLFTRLWWLVPLYATWTYLDRHVSESGGHGNVWVQNWRWWYHLKNYFPVEIDYSQGFSLDPTRNYLFCCFPHGILPVGPFTAIASTWSKFRKSYPEFKVKSAVLDTFVLLPIIRELSLAIGVISCSAKSLNYELSRPEGGHIVNLMPGGAMEAYNSQPGKYKFVVKNRKGFVRMALRNGSPLVPVISFGETDLFRQIDNRALRKVQEFVRKYFFLGIPPVVFMGRGFFQYSFGIIPRRKPINTVVGTPIEVTKLENPTNEQVEELHAKFVQALVALFDEYKHKYLENPEDQHLELQ
- the LOC138136083 gene encoding 2-acylglycerol O-acyltransferase 2-like isoform X2, which produces MKVLGIEFAPLLVPMHRRYETLAVAAWFFLFAFGGLTGLLVCLYLLFTRLWWLVPLYATWTYLDRHVSESGGHGNVWVQNWRWWYHLKNYFPVEIDYSQGFSLDPTRNYLFCCFPHGILPVGPFTAIASTWSKFRKSYPEFKVKSAVLDTFVLLPIIRELSLAIGVISCSAKSLNYELSRPEGGHIVNLMPGGAMEAYNSQPGKYKFVVKNRKGFVRMALRNGSPLVPVISFGETDLFRQIDNRALRKVQEFVRKYFFLGIPPVVFMGRGFFQYSFGIIPRRKPINTVVGTPIEVTKLENPTNEQVEELHAKFVQALVALFDEYKHKYLENPEDQHLELQ
- the cn gene encoding kynurenine 3-monooxygenase; its protein translation is MASNNIKTVIVIGGGLVGSLCGIFMAKRGYHVTIFEYREDVRSARVVHGRSINMALSNRGRRALAAVGLEDLILESAIPMKGRMLHDLEGRTKSVPYDARSGQCIYSINRNYLNKVLLTELESYPNVKLYFGYKLISVNFDEETIAVLNVKTQKLETHQSDLIIGADGAFSTLRRFMQLTPLFEFSQTYIKHGYLELTVPPQRGLQMTPNHLHIWPRGQFMMIALPNQDNSWTVTLFMPFTNFTSLKNEKQLIRFFQRVFPDSVSLLGEDLLARDFFKVKPSPLVSLKCNPYHVGTKFLIVGDAAHAMVPFYGQGMNAGFEDCLILNSILDQNKDDVGSTVHEFTARRVEDAHAICDLAMYNYVEMRDLVTRRSYHLRKLFDEVLFKLLPNMWIPLYNSVTFSGIGYKECVANRQWQDRTIERLFWSIVLILAVVLAYVYSLWWR